In the genome of Olsenella profusa DSM 13989, one region contains:
- the gatC gene encoding Asp-tRNA(Asn)/Glu-tRNA(Gln) amidotransferase subunit GatC, which translates to MALSKETVAGIADYARIALDDQELEEMTAYLNEAVGMLGPIRTYDLDGVEPTYHPIGDLSNVMGEDVVDDAVRALPLDVALDNAGSTSGRYFRVPSILGDGGGDR; encoded by the coding sequence ATGGCACTTTCCAAGGAGACGGTGGCCGGCATCGCCGACTACGCCCGCATTGCCCTCGATGACCAGGAGCTCGAGGAGATGACCGCCTACCTGAACGAGGCGGTCGGGATGCTCGGGCCCATCCGCACGTACGACCTGGACGGCGTGGAGCCCACCTACCATCCCATCGGCGACCTCTCCAACGTGATGGGGGAGGACGTGGTGGACGATGCCGTTCGCGCGCTGCCCCTCGACGTGGCACTCGACAACGCCGGCTCCACGAGCGGCCGCTACTTCCGCGTGCCCTCCATCCTGGGTGATGGGGGAGGCGATCGCTGA